One genomic segment of Panicum virgatum strain AP13 chromosome 2N, P.virgatum_v5, whole genome shotgun sequence includes these proteins:
- the LOC120661136 gene encoding centromere/kinetochore protein zw10 homolog, with product MAADDVRELLLSTTADASDPSTPLSAPDLRLLIDRLRLRSDRLHASALSFAASHREALASSLARAASAADSSASLESSLDSALAPLASSPDLSDLRALADRLLAARRELAERQEHLAAACTIASLAARLREARAAANPLDTAAAAAELKPLLIDAGRSGSSEDGPVVFGLLRSDWEQLVDELQVGLAKNVEECMEFAPEGGKVVVRATPKCCSSRKQSVQLSVALQSLEIIDALDYGMAKIADSMTKHILVPAISNIHVAVSVEVLQESGPEHSVSVLSIVPSEELKDNKDGSSLYSRIIDVIKFACKFICMENSKWVQSFAKLTWTRISDMVITHFLSKAVPNEASKLIEFQDVVRSTAEFEKKLRSMMFLLPDRKDGKLTQFVDDVEVHFAVRKRSEILVKARNILVQYDYDNPLESGDQGDSVVDLLFLPEKCFTSKSVLLLMKLVHGALKDASMSSARVAKEFCFAARDVLLLYKAIVPVQLEKHLDSISQVAAIVHNDFYHLSQEILGLAFQYRADFPIDLQKQVVFVDLAPIFSQMADVVLRRQIQLAIDTISEAIDGADGFQNTHQPQHYESAKFSIEQAVFILEKIRIMWESILPKSAYRKSMCHVLGSVFSRITRDILLIDDMAAEETLQLQGLIHLALENLSSLFLSLVDNDDGSTKFLDHDTWIQLDGTVPSLKKFRKLAELLDMSLKSITAAWESGDLVSCGFTSSEVQNFIKAIFADSPLRKECLGWIIRTPS from the exons ATGGCCGCCGACGACGTGCGCGAGCTCCTCCTCTCCACCACCGCCGACGCCTCAGATCCCTCCACCCCGCTCTCCGCGCCCGACCTGCGCCTCCTTATcgaccgcctccgcctccgctccgACCGTCTGCACGCCTCCGCCCTCTCCTTCGCTGCCTCCCACCGCGAGGCCCTTGCCTCCTCGCTAGCCCGCGCGGCCTCCGCTGCTGACTCCTCCGCCTCCCTTGAGTCCTCCCTGGACTCCGCCCTCGCGCCGCTCGCCTCCTCGCCCGACCTCTCCGACCTCAGGGCACTCGCCGACCGCCTCCTTGCCGCGCGCCGCGAGCTCGCCGAGCGCCAGGAGCACCTTGCCGCGGCCTGCACAATTGCTtcgctcgccgcccgcctccgagAGGCCCGTGCGGCAGCGAATCCCCTtgacactgctgctgctgccgctgagCTCAAGCCCCTACTGATTGATGCTGGGCGATCCGGATCCAGTGAAGACGGTCCTGTCGTGTTTGGGCTCCTCAGGAGCGACTGGGAGCAGCTTGTCGACGAG CTGCAAGTGGGACTTGCGAAGAATGTGGAGGAGTGCATGGAGTTTGCACCTGAGGGAGGGAAAGTGGTGGTAAGGGCTACTCCAAAATGCTGTTCCAGTCGAAAGCAAAGTGTTCAGCTTTCTGTGGCGCTGCAGTCATTGGAG ATCATTGACGCCCTAGACTATGGAATGGCAAAGATTGCGGACTCGATGACGAAACATATTCTGGTCCCAGCAATCAGTAACATACACGTTGCTGTTTCTGTAGAAGTGCTTCAAGAAAGTGGCCCAGAACACTCTGTATCAGTCTTGAGCATAGTACCTTCAGAGGAGCTAAAA gacaacaaagatgGTTCGAGTCTATACTCAAGAATAATTGATGTCATCAAGTTTGCATGCAAGTTCATTTGCATGGAAAATAGCAAGTGGGTTCAGTCTTTTGCAAAGTTAACTTGGACAAGAATTTCTGACATGGTTATCACACACTTTCTCTCCAAG GCTGTACCAAATGAGGCATCCAAGCTAATTGAGTTCCAAGATGTTGTGCGGAGTACAGCTGAATTTGAGAAAAAACTTAGGAGCATGATGTTTCTTTTGCCTGATAGAAAGGATGGCAAGTTGACCCAATTTGTTGATGATGTTGAAGTTCATTTTGCTGTACGGAAGAGAAGTGAGATCTTGGTGAAAGCAAGGAACATTCTTGTACAATATGATTATGATAACCCTCTG GAATCTGGTGATCAAGGTGATTCTGTTGTTGATCTACTTTTTCTGCCGGAGAAGTGTTTTACATCTAAATCAGTACTTCTATTAATGAAATTGGTTCATGGAGCCCTCAAG GATGCATCGATGTCATCCGCAAGAGTTGCTAAGGAATTTTGCTTTGCTGCTAGGGATGTCTTACTCCTGTATAAGGCTATTGTGCCAGTTCAG CTAGAGAAGCATCTTGATAGCATAAGCCAAGTGGCTGCTATTGTTCACAATGACTTCTACCATTTATCCCAAGAAATTCTTGGCCTTGCATTTCAG TACCGTGCAGATTTTCCTATTGATCTACAGAAACAGGTTGTGTTTGTTGATTTAGCGCCAATCTTCTCCCAGATGGCAGATGTTGTATTGAGAAGACAAATACAACTTGCTATTGATACCATAAGCGAG GCTATAGATGGTGCTGATGGTTTTCAGAACACACACCAACCTCAGCATTATGAGTCAGCAAAATTTAGTATTGAGCAG GCAGTGTTCATTTTGGAAAAGATACGCATCATGTGGGAATCAATACTGCCAAAATCAGCTTACAGGAAAAGTATGTGTCATGTCCTTGGCTCTGTCTTCTCCAGAATTACAAGAGATATCCTTCTGATAGATGACATGGCAGCAGAAGAGACATTGCAG CTGCAAGGCCTTATACATTTGGCTCTCGAAAATCTCTCTTCgctatttctttctcttgttgATAACGATGATGGCAGCACAAAATTCTTAGACCATGACACTTGGATTCAATTGGATGGAACTGTCCCATCTTTGAAAAAGTTTCGTAAGCTAGCAG AGTTGCTTGATATGTCATTGAAGTCCATCACAGCTGCTTGGGAAAGTGGAGACCTGGTTAGCTGTGGTTTCACATCATCTGAG GTGCAAAATTTCATCAAAGCAATATTCGCTGACTCGCCTCTTAGGAAGGAATGCCTTGGATGGATCATTAGGACACCATCTTAG